One stretch of Anas acuta chromosome W, bAnaAcu1.1, whole genome shotgun sequence DNA includes these proteins:
- the LOC137847489 gene encoding olfactory receptor 14A16-like — protein MSNSSSVSEFLLLPFADTRELQLLHFVLFLGIYLAVLLGNGLILTAVACNYHLHTPMYFFLLNLTFLDLGSVSTSVPKAMADSLWDTRAISYEGCAAQVLLFAFFLTAEYSILTVMAYDRYIAICKPLHYGSLLSSRACAQMAAAAWGSGFLNAVLHTANTFSLPLCHGNALDQFFCEIPQILKLSCSHAYLREVWTLLFSISLALVCFVFIVVSYVQIFKAMLRMPSEQGRHKAFSTCLPHLAMVSLFLSTVMFAYLKPLSLSSPSLNLVVSFLYSVVPPAVNPLIYSMRNKVLKDAVWKFLQYMLLQINNVP, from the coding sequence atgtccaacagcagctctgtgagcgagttcctcctcctgccattcgcagacacacgcgagctgcagctcctgcacttcgtgctcttcctgggcatctacctggctgtCCTCCTGGGCAACGGTCTCATCCTCACCGCTGTAGCCTGCAACtaccacctccacacccccatgtactttttcctcctcaacctcACCTTCCTCGACCTGGGCTCCGTCTCTACTagtgtccccaaagccatggctgactccctctgggacaccagggccatttcctatgaaggatgtgctgcacaggtcttaCTGTTTGCCTTCTTTCTCACAGCAGAGTATTCCATTCTTactgtcatggcctatgaccgctacattgccatctgcaaacccctgcactacgggagcctcctgagcagcagagcttgtgcccagatggcagcagctgcctggggcagtggctttctcaatgctgtcctgcacactgccaatacattttccctgcccctctgccatggcaatgccctggaccagttcttctgtgaaatcccccagatcctcaagctctcctgctcacatgcctacctcagggaagtctGGACACTTCTGTTTAGTATTTCCTTAGCATTAGTTTGCTTTGTcttcattgtggtgtcctatgtgcagatcttcaaggccatgctgaggatgccctcagagcagggccggcacaaagccttttccacgtgcctccctcacctggccatggtctccctgtttctcagtactgtcatgtttgcctacctgaaacCTCTCTCACTCTCCTCCCCATCTCTAAATCTCgtggtgtcatttctgtactcagtggtgcctccagcagtgaaccccctcatctacagcatgaggaataaGGTGCTCAAGGATGCAGTCTGGAAATTCTTGCAATACATGCTTCTTCAAATCAATAATGTGCCTTAA
- the LOC137847119 gene encoding olfactory receptor 14A16-like codes for MSNSSFPTEFLLLPFADTRDLQLLHFGLFLGIYLAALLGNGLILTAIACNHRLQTPMYFFLFNLALLDLGTITTTVPKAMANSLWDTRAISYLGCATQIFMFALFVAAEFSFLTIMSYDRYVAICKPLHYGTIMDSRTCVNMAEAAWGSTFLYAVLHTANTFSLPLCQGNALDQFFCEIPQILKLSCSDAYLRELGLVVVTLCLLFLCFVFIVLSYVQIFKTVLRIPSQQGRHKAFSTCLPHLAVVSLFISTGTFAYLKPSSMSSSSLNLMLAVLYAVVPPAVNPLIYSMRNKELKDSVRKMMTECF; via the coding sequence atgtccaacagcagcttccccaccGAGTTCCTACTCCTgccattcgcagacacacgcgacttgcagctcctgcacttcgggctcttcctgggcatctacctggctgccctcctgggcaatggcctcatcctcacagccatAGCCTGCAACCACCGCCTCCAaacccccatgtacttcttccttttcaaccttgccctccttgacctgggcACTATTACTACCactgttcccaaagccatggctaattccctgtgggacaccagggccatttcGTACTTGGGTTGTGCTACCCAGATTTTTATGTTTGCTCTCTTTGTCGCAGCAGAGTTTTCTTTCCTCACCATCATGTCCTATGACCgctatgttgccatctgcaaacccctGCACTATGGGACAATAATGGACAGTAGAACTTGTGTCAACATGGCAgaagctgcctggggcagtaCTTTTCTctatgctgtgctgcacactgccaataccttttcccttcccctctgccaaggcaatgccctggaccagttcttctgtgaaattccccagatcctcaagctctcctgctcagatgcctacctcagagaACTTGGTCTTGTTGTGGTTACTTTATGTTTactctttttgtgttttgttttcattgtgctgtcgtatgtgcagatcttcaagACTGTACTGAGGATCCCCTCACAGCAGGGAcgacacaaagccttttccacatgcctccctcacctggccgtggtctccctcTTCATCAGCACTGGCAcatttgcctacctgaagccctcctccatgtcctcctcctccttgaaTCTTATGCTGGCAGTTCTGTATGCAGTGGTGCCTCCtgcagtgaaccccctcatctacagcatgaggaacaaggagcTTAAGGATTCAGTTAGGAAAATGATGACAGAATGTTTCTGA